The Brevibacterium atlanticum genome segment CACATGGTCGTCGTAATCGCGGCGGGAGAGGTAGCCGGCCCAGGAGTCGAAGAGCTGGAAGGCCTTGGCACCGGCACGCAGCTGCACGTCGATGAAGGTCGTGGAGATCCGTGCGAGCTTGGCCAGCAGGGCCGAGAACGCGTCGGGATCGGAGGCCATGAGCGACTTCGTCTTCTCATGGTTCTTACTCGGTCCGCCCTCGATGAGGTAGCTGGCCAGGGTGAACGGGGCACCGCCGAAGCCGATCAGCGGAGTGTCGCCGAGTTCGGCAGTGATCCGAGCGATCGATTCGGCGATGTCCGGGATGTCATCGGCATCGAGTTCGGGCAGGCCGTCGATGTCGGCACGGCTGCGCACGGGGTGCGCGATGACCGGGCCGGTGCCGGGCACGATCTCGACGTCGACACCGGCCGCCTGCAGCGGAACGACGATGTCGGAGAAGAAGATGGCCGCGTCGACACCGTGTCGGCGCACCGGCTGCAGGGTGATCTCGGAGACGAGTTCGGGGTTCCGGCACGCGTCGAGCATTGCGGTGCCTTCGCGCAGCTTCCGGTACTCGGGCAGGGAACGGCCTGCCTGTCGCATGAACCAGACGGGAGTATGGGGCACCGGCTCCGAACGCAGCGCGGCCAACAGGGATGATGTCATGGCTCCATCCTCCCATTCTTCTTTCGTCGATGCCCACCGGGCACCGGTTTCAAGACGCTGAGTCTTGCCCCACTCGGTGGAGGGTCCTACGCGACTCCGCGGACAGCCCTGCTGCTCTCCCCGAACGGTCCTGCTCCACTCCA includes the following:
- the hemE gene encoding uroporphyrinogen decarboxylase, whose amino-acid sequence is MTSSLLAALRSEPVPHTPVWFMRQAGRSLPEYRKLREGTAMLDACRNPELVSEITLQPVRRHGVDAAIFFSDIVVPLQAAGVDVEIVPGTGPVIAHPVRSRADIDGLPELDADDIPDIAESIARITAELGDTPLIGFGGAPFTLASYLIEGGPSKNHEKTKSLMASDPDAFSALLAKLARISTTFIDVQLRAGAKAFQLFDSWAGYLSRRDYDDHVLAHSAAVFDGLSHHEVPSIHFGVQTGELLNSMSRAGSTTVGVDFRVDLTDAATRVQPGQALQGNLDPALLFAPWEALAPRIEDIVRAGLDLDRGFVFNLGHGVLPDTDPEVPGRIVEHVHRVSAEILGSR